In Variovorax paradoxus, a single genomic region encodes these proteins:
- a CDS encoding S26 family signal peptidase translates to MTTPTTTPKALDVAPRPRSRLRARIVVATLAAIGFASLAWAAFVSPLPRLTYNPSDSVAVGWYRIDSFDPRTASLPRPLSVDSIVLVPLPATAAALAAHRGYLPTRVPLLKRVGAVAPQHVCIVAGQVRIDGVPSAAVLPTDRLGRALPSLQLCRRLEPGELFLLSVTNPASFDSRYFGPVRASAVIGVAHPVWLEKRP, encoded by the coding sequence ATGACCACCCCGACCACCACACCCAAGGCGCTCGACGTGGCGCCGCGTCCTCGCTCACGCCTGCGCGCTCGCATCGTCGTGGCGACACTGGCCGCCATCGGCTTCGCTTCGCTGGCCTGGGCGGCTTTCGTGTCGCCGCTGCCGCGCCTGACCTACAACCCGTCCGACAGCGTGGCGGTCGGCTGGTATCGCATCGACTCGTTCGACCCGCGCACCGCCTCGCTGCCACGTCCCTTGTCCGTGGACAGCATCGTGCTGGTGCCGTTGCCGGCCACGGCCGCCGCGCTCGCTGCGCATCGCGGCTACCTGCCGACGCGCGTTCCGCTACTCAAACGTGTGGGCGCGGTCGCGCCGCAACACGTCTGCATCGTCGCCGGTCAGGTACGCATCGACGGCGTGCCTTCGGCCGCCGTGCTGCCTACCGACCGGCTGGGCCGGGCGCTGCCATCCTTGCAGCTCTGCCGCCGCCTTGAACCGGGCGAACTGTTCCTGTTGAGCGTGACCAATCCGGCATCGTTCGACAGCCGGTATTTCGGGCCGGTGCGCGCGTCCGCCGTGATCGGCGTCGCGCACCCGGTCTGGCTGGAGAAGCGGCCATGA
- a CDS encoding helix-turn-helix domain-containing protein yields the protein MTTARHSLAAAIRTIRKARGLSQEAFSDVSSRTYMSSLERDLKSPTMHKLTELCEVMEVHPLTLLTLAYAGDNPRKSEQLLAQVRQELEAVLKERDAP from the coding sequence TTGACGACGGCGAGGCACTCATTGGCAGCGGCGATACGGACGATCAGGAAGGCGCGCGGCTTGAGCCAGGAAGCGTTCTCCGACGTGTCCAGCCGTACCTATATGAGTTCGCTGGAGCGCGACCTGAAAAGCCCGACCATGCACAAGCTGACCGAGCTGTGCGAGGTCATGGAAGTACATCCGCTGACGTTGTTGACGCTGGCCTACGCGGGCGACAACCCGCGCAAGTCCGAACAGCTTCTGGCGCAGGTGCGCCAGGAGCTTGAGGCGGTGTTGAAGGAGCGCGACGCGCCGTAG
- a CDS encoding helix-turn-helix transcriptional regulator, which produces MRPAPLRPAAAAVAAPSQPQRYLTNDEAAEYLRLSPRTLEKQRVVGGGPKFRKFGRRVMYAVSDLDAWADQRSYEATSDPEYAERHAGDYRDGR; this is translated from the coding sequence ATGCGACCTGCTCCCTTGCGGCCTGCCGCCGCTGCTGTCGCTGCGCCCTCGCAGCCCCAACGCTACCTGACCAACGACGAAGCCGCCGAGTACCTGCGCCTCAGTCCCCGCACGCTGGAGAAACAGCGCGTGGTCGGCGGCGGCCCGAAGTTCCGCAAGTTCGGCCGCCGCGTCATGTACGCCGTGTCCGACCTCGACGCCTGGGCCGACCAGCGCAGCTACGAGGCGACTTCCGACCCGGAATATGCCGAACGCCATGCAGGCGACTACCGTGACGGCCGCTGA
- a CDS encoding DUF2958 domain-containing protein — protein MTQPLTTADERAQLLANGAARAADQGIDPMPVVRLFTPDAHATWLLVSLDPADGDTAYGLIDLGIGMPALGTVKLSDLAGIVGPRKLPVRRDRYFQAVRPLSEYVRLAQENGSITD, from the coding sequence GTGACCCAGCCGTTGACCACCGCAGATGAACGCGCGCAACTGCTCGCCAACGGCGCGGCGCGCGCCGCCGACCAAGGCATCGACCCAATGCCCGTGGTGCGGCTGTTCACACCGGACGCGCACGCGACCTGGCTGCTGGTATCGCTCGATCCCGCCGATGGCGACACGGCCTACGGCCTGATCGATCTCGGTATCGGGATGCCCGCGCTCGGGACGGTCAAGCTGTCCGACCTGGCCGGCATCGTCGGGCCGCGCAAGCTGCCGGTGCGGCGGGATCGGTATTTCCAGGCGGTGCGCCCGCTGTCGGAGTATGTCCGGCTGGCCCAGGAGAACGGCTCGATCACGGACTGA
- a CDS encoding DUF736 domain-containing protein — translation MANIGTFTAEKDGFTGTLRTLTLNVKVKLVPNDKGDSENAPDFRVQAAGHDIGAAWKKTSEAGRSYVSVTLDDPSFPATVYARLIENEDGTHDLIWSRNKPKAA, via the coding sequence ATGGCTAACATCGGCACCTTCACCGCAGAGAAAGACGGCTTCACCGGCACGCTCCGCACCCTGACGCTCAACGTCAAGGTCAAGCTGGTTCCCAACGACAAGGGCGACAGCGAGAACGCCCCCGACTTCCGCGTGCAGGCGGCAGGCCACGACATCGGCGCGGCGTGGAAGAAGACCAGCGAGGCCGGACGGTCTTACGTGTCCGTGACCCTCGACGATCCTTCGTTCCCGGCAACGGTCTATGCCCGCCTGATCGAGAACGAGGACGGTACGCACGACCTGATCTGGTCGCGCAACAAGCCCAAGGCAGCCTGA
- a CDS encoding DUF932 domain-containing protein produces MQLASRFASRSPSLRSDYPLTDDQIHRVAPSIFADAPHESRSQRYAYIPTAAVLTELRKEGFQPFMVTQTRVRDEGKREHTKHMLRLRHASQINGAEANEIVLLNSHDGTSSYQMLAGMFRFVCSNGLVCGDTVADVRVPHKGDVSGHVIEGAYEVLRGFDRVKDSRDAMRAITLDEGEAEVFARSALALKYDPADNKPAPITESQILMPRRFDDRRPDLWSVFNRTQENLTKGGLHGRSANGRRQQTRPVQGIDSDVRLNRALWMLADGLRQLKA; encoded by the coding sequence ATGCAACTCGCTTCCCGTTTCGCTTCCCGTTCCCCCTCGCTGCGCAGCGATTACCCGCTGACCGATGACCAGATTCACCGCGTAGCGCCGTCCATCTTCGCGGACGCGCCGCATGAAAGCCGTTCGCAGCGGTACGCCTATATCCCCACCGCCGCCGTGCTGACCGAGCTTCGCAAAGAAGGTTTCCAACCCTTCATGGTGACGCAAACCCGCGTGCGCGACGAAGGCAAGCGCGAGCATACGAAACACATGCTGCGCCTGCGCCACGCCAGCCAGATCAACGGCGCGGAGGCTAACGAAATCGTGCTGCTGAACTCGCACGATGGCACGAGCAGCTATCAAATGCTCGCGGGCATGTTCCGGTTCGTTTGCAGCAATGGCCTTGTGTGCGGCGACACCGTGGCCGATGTGCGCGTGCCCCACAAGGGCGACGTTTCCGGGCATGTCATCGAAGGCGCTTATGAAGTCTTGCGCGGTTTCGACCGGGTGAAGGATTCCCGCGATGCCATGCGCGCGATCACGCTGGACGAAGGCGAAGCCGAAGTGTTCGCCCGTTCCGCGCTGGCCTTGAAGTACGACCCCGCCGACAACAAGCCCGCGCCCATCACCGAATCACAAATCCTGATGCCGCGCCGGTTCGATGACCGCCGACCGGACTTGTGGAGCGTGTTCAACCGCACCCAAGAAAACCTGACCAAAGGCGGATTGCATGGCCGCAGTGCCAACGGACGCCGCCAGCAAACCCGCCCGGTACAGGGCATTGATTCCGATGTGCGCCTCAATCGCGCCCTCTGGATGCTGGCCGATGGCCTGCGCCAGTTGAAAGCCTGA
- a CDS encoding DUF2840 domain-containing protein: protein MTASASPAAGAATAAPSLHPAVLAGQAGDVPLTRVSLAHLEHRFKLYLRFGEPARTLRLDDWRRCAVFLPGAMFCRIRWQANDYGTIRWQLMVMQACTPLDAAQRIPGVQPGARLLLHTEGDVNVRAVLERIDGIEALGIAVIDVSPAYWRTLGNRLAARLALPEYTTERHAAWLAGKVLP, encoded by the coding sequence ATGACCGCATCCGCTTCGCCCGCCGCTGGCGCGGCCACGGCTGCACCGTCGCTACATCCCGCGGTACTCGCCGGCCAGGCCGGAGACGTTCCGCTGACGCGCGTTTCGCTGGCCCACCTCGAACATCGCTTCAAGCTCTACCTGCGCTTTGGTGAACCGGCGCGCACGCTGCGCCTGGACGACTGGCGGCGCTGCGCGGTGTTCCTGCCGGGCGCGATGTTCTGCCGCATCCGCTGGCAGGCCAACGATTACGGCACGATCCGCTGGCAGCTCATGGTGATGCAGGCTTGCACACCGCTGGACGCGGCACAGCGCATCCCCGGCGTGCAGCCGGGCGCGCGCCTGCTGCTGCACACCGAAGGCGATGTCAACGTGCGCGCCGTGCTGGAGCGCATCGACGGCATCGAGGCGCTGGGCATCGCCGTCATCGACGTGTCGCCCGCGTACTGGCGCACGCTGGGCAACCGTCTTGCGGCTCGCCTTGCGCTGCCCGAATACACCACCGAGCGGCACGCTGCTTGGCTGGCCGGGAAGGTGCTGCCATGA
- a CDS encoding chromosome partitioning protein ParB, with product MTAKQPPNNKRTGKRVGIGARPPANPHAEAWIRQGDADALGKGDLYTARLTLDITPAMRARIKVSAFTQGVTLADLLRGLLEREFPEHRRENTP from the coding sequence ATGACAGCAAAGCAGCCACCCAACAACAAACGCACGGGTAAGCGCGTCGGCATCGGTGCACGTCCGCCCGCGAATCCGCACGCCGAGGCGTGGATTCGCCAGGGCGACGCCGATGCGCTTGGCAAAGGCGATCTCTACACGGCCCGCCTCACGCTCGACATCACGCCCGCCATGCGGGCGCGCATCAAGGTGTCGGCCTTCACGCAAGGCGTGACCCTGGCCGATCTGCTGCGCGGTCTGCTGGAGCGAGAGTTTCCAGAACACCGCAGGGAGAACACACCATGA
- a CDS encoding relaxase/mobilization nuclease domain-containing protein: protein MSDRRDDDFRVRPSAPKNRGKGQGQSFVSKVLKQTGKASSGKSTVRRPGSAGGTGQRPGSRLGRGHTAARFAGAKLTPMSRRVTIKTLLVNHQRASPQSLAKHLRYIERDGVGRDGEPGQAYGPQTDMADLDAFKERCADDRHHFRFILSPEDGAELEDLRTYTRHLMGRMEADLGTGLDWVAVNHWNTDNPHTHIVVRGRDDTGKDLIIAGDYIADGFRHRAAELATEWLGPRTELEIRQTLQREVEQERWTSLDRTLKREMSETGGDGLLHVERLNEPRLQRQRLLLIGRLQRLQRLGLVEEAKPGIWAVHADAEKTLCTLGERGDIIRTMRRAMRGKPRELAVFEPGDDGRTILGRVAAKGLADELRDRGYLVIDGADGKAHYVALNARDELANYPTGAVVEVKGSADVRAADKNIAELASDGLYRTDHHLAIERGRAKPGRDPQEVVAAHVRRLEALRRAGIVERVAEGLWKVPDDLAERGRQYDAQRLGGVAVELKSHLPIERQARVIGATWLDQQLIGGGSGLGDLGFGAEAKQAMQQRADFLAEQGLAERRGQRVILARNLLGTLRNRELVQAAKDIAAETGLGHRPVADGQRVAGIYRRSVMLTSGRYAMLDDGMGFALVPWKPVIEQRLGQQLAATVRGGGASWEMGRTRGPAVS, encoded by the coding sequence ATGAGCGACCGCCGCGATGACGATTTTCGCGTGCGCCCCAGCGCCCCGAAGAACCGGGGCAAGGGCCAAGGGCAGAGCTTCGTTTCCAAGGTGCTCAAGCAGACGGGCAAGGCCAGCAGCGGCAAGTCCACAGTGCGCCGTCCTGGCTCGGCGGGCGGCACCGGCCAACGGCCCGGATCGCGCCTGGGGCGCGGCCATACGGCGGCGCGCTTTGCGGGCGCGAAGCTGACGCCGATGTCCCGGCGCGTGACCATCAAGACGCTGCTGGTGAATCACCAGCGGGCCAGCCCGCAGTCGCTTGCCAAGCACCTGCGCTACATCGAGCGCGATGGCGTGGGTCGCGACGGCGAGCCGGGCCAAGCCTATGGGCCGCAGACAGACATGGCCGACCTCGACGCCTTCAAGGAACGCTGCGCCGACGACCGGCACCATTTCCGCTTCATCCTCTCGCCCGAGGATGGCGCGGAACTGGAAGACCTGCGCACCTACACACGGCACCTGATGGGCCGCATGGAGGCCGACCTAGGCACCGGCCTCGATTGGGTGGCCGTCAACCACTGGAACACCGACAACCCGCACACGCACATCGTCGTGCGCGGGCGCGATGACACCGGCAAAGACCTCATCATCGCGGGCGACTACATCGCCGACGGCTTTCGCCACCGCGCCGCCGAACTGGCGACCGAATGGCTGGGGCCACGCACCGAACTGGAGATCCGGCAGACCTTGCAGCGCGAGGTGGAGCAAGAGCGGTGGACGAGCCTGGATCGCACCCTCAAACGTGAAATGAGCGAGACCGGCGGCGATGGCCTGTTACACGTCGAACGGCTCAACGAACCCCGACTGCAACGCCAACGCCTGCTGCTGATCGGCCGCCTGCAACGCCTGCAGCGCCTGGGCCTAGTCGAGGAGGCAAAGCCTGGCATCTGGGCCGTTCATGCCGATGCGGAAAAGACCCTGTGCACCCTGGGCGAGCGTGGCGACATCATCCGCACCATGCGGCGGGCCATGCGCGGCAAGCCGCGCGAGCTGGCCGTGTTCGAGCCGGGCGACGATGGCCGAACCATCCTCGGCCGCGTGGCCGCGAAGGGACTGGCCGACGAGCTGCGCGACCGGGGCTATCTGGTCATCGACGGCGCGGACGGCAAGGCCCACTACGTCGCGCTCAACGCCCGCGACGAGCTGGCGAACTACCCGACCGGCGCCGTCGTGGAGGTGAAAGGCTCGGCCGACGTGCGCGCAGCCGACAAGAACATCGCCGAGCTGGCGAGCGATGGCCTGTACCGCACCGACCATCACCTGGCGATCGAGCGGGGCCGGGCCAAGCCTGGACGCGACCCGCAGGAAGTCGTCGCCGCCCACGTCCGCCGGCTGGAAGCCCTGCGCCGGGCCGGCATTGTGGAGCGCGTGGCGGAAGGACTATGGAAAGTGCCGGACGACCTGGCCGAGCGTGGCCGCCAGTACGATGCACAGCGCCTGGGCGGCGTGGCTGTGGAACTGAAATCGCATTTGCCCATCGAGCGGCAGGCCCGCGTGATCGGGGCCACCTGGCTCGACCAGCAGTTGATCGGCGGTGGCTCGGGCCTGGGCGACCTGGGCTTTGGTGCGGAAGCCAAGCAGGCGATGCAGCAGCGCGCAGACTTTCTGGCCGAGCAGGGGCTGGCCGAGCGGCGCGGGCAGCGCGTGATACTTGCGCGCAACCTGCTGGGCACGCTGCGCAACCGGGAGCTGGTGCAGGCCGCGAAGGACATAGCCGCCGAAACGGGCCTGGGGCATCGCCCGGTGGCTGACGGGCAGCGCGTGGCCGGCATCTATCGGCGCTCCGTCATGCTCACCAGCGGGCGCTACGCGATGCTCGATGACGGCATGGGCTTCGCTCTGGTGCCGTGGAAGCCGGTGATCGAGCAGCGGCTGGGGCAGCAGCTCGCGGCCACGGTGCGCGGCGGCGGGGCGTCTTGGGAGATGGGGCGTACGCGCGGGCCTGCGGTCAGTTGA
- a CDS encoding replication initiator protein A, translated as MSSPPGQALPQREQLDLFRALPGDMAPRDSQDLMAFPFFSLAKSRRTAPIDFRSGNITIRVEGTAEHGIATIWDADVLIWAASQIVEARDAGIRPSRWIRATPYEILRFIGRSTSLNDYQRLKAALDRLQSTSIATSIRETTGRRLHRFSWINEWRELADASGTPLGIELILPDWFYAGVLDAALVLTIDPAYFRLKGGIERWLYRLVRKHGGRQEHGWQFDFKHLHRKSGSAARFSDFAYDLRALVARQSLPGYVLGIERMPDDGQELLTFRPVLHTARG; from the coding sequence ATGTCCAGCCCGCCAGGGCAAGCCTTGCCGCAGCGCGAACAGCTCGACCTGTTCCGCGCGCTGCCGGGCGACATGGCACCCCGCGACAGCCAGGACTTGATGGCCTTTCCGTTCTTCTCGCTGGCGAAGTCGCGGCGCACGGCGCCGATCGACTTCCGCAGCGGGAACATCACCATCCGCGTGGAAGGCACGGCCGAGCATGGCATCGCCACGATATGGGACGCCGACGTTTTGATTTGGGCGGCCTCGCAGATCGTGGAGGCGCGCGACGCGGGCATCCGCCCGTCGCGCTGGATACGCGCCACGCCCTACGAGATCCTGCGCTTCATCGGGCGCAGCACGTCGCTCAACGACTACCAGCGGCTGAAAGCGGCGCTCGACCGGCTGCAATCGACCAGCATTGCCACGTCCATCCGCGAGACGACCGGCCGGCGGCTGCACCGCTTCTCGTGGATCAACGAATGGCGCGAGCTGGCCGACGCCAGCGGCACGCCGCTGGGCATCGAACTGATCCTGCCGGACTGGTTCTATGCCGGCGTGCTCGATGCCGCGCTGGTGCTGACCATCGACCCGGCCTATTTCCGCTTGAAGGGCGGCATCGAACGCTGGCTGTACCGCCTGGTGCGCAAGCACGGCGGGCGGCAGGAACACGGCTGGCAATTCGACTTCAAGCACCTGCACCGCAAGTCGGGCAGCGCCGCGCGCTTCTCCGACTTCGCCTACGACCTGCGCGCCCTGGTGGCGCGGCAGTCGCTGCCCGGCTACGTCCTGGGCATCGAGCGGATGCCGGACGACGGACAAGAACTGCTGACCTTCCGGCCCGTGCTGCACACGGCACGGGGATAA
- the parA gene encoding ParA family partition ATPase yields the protein MIVALLNQKGGVGKTTLATHIAGELALRGQHVVLLDADPQGSSLDWTQRRSQQGLPRLFSAVGLARETLHQEAPELARRAHHVVIDGPPRIAALARSALLAAERVLIPVQPSPYDVWASAEMVALIREAQVFRPLLRAAFVINRRVSTTIIGREARQSLAEQPLPALRSEVHQRIVFADSVAAGRLARETAPDSAAAREITALVDELLRWPT from the coding sequence ATGATCGTCGCGCTGCTCAACCAGAAAGGCGGCGTCGGCAAGACCACGCTCGCCACCCACATCGCCGGCGAACTGGCGCTGCGCGGGCAGCATGTCGTGCTGCTCGATGCCGACCCGCAGGGTTCCTCGCTGGACTGGACGCAGCGCAGAAGCCAGCAAGGCTTGCCACGGCTGTTCAGCGCTGTGGGCCTTGCACGCGAAACGCTGCATCAGGAAGCGCCAGAACTCGCCAGGCGGGCCCATCACGTCGTCATCGACGGGCCGCCGCGCATCGCCGCCTTGGCGCGCTCTGCGCTGCTGGCGGCCGAGCGTGTGCTGATCCCGGTGCAGCCTAGCCCCTACGACGTGTGGGCCAGCGCCGAAATGGTGGCGCTGATCCGCGAAGCGCAGGTGTTCCGGCCGCTGCTCCGCGCGGCCTTCGTCATCAACCGGCGCGTCAGTACCACCATCATCGGCCGCGAGGCGCGGCAATCGCTGGCAGAACAGCCGCTGCCCGCGCTGCGCTCGGAAGTGCATCAGCGCATCGTGTTCGCCGACAGCGTGGCCGCTGGCCGGCTCGCACGCGAAACAGCGCCTGACAGCGCCGCCGCCCGCGAAATCACCGCCCTGGTGGACGAACTGCTGCGGTGGCCGACATGA
- the radC gene encoding RadC family protein produces the protein MSQLSFSSFDSSLMVRDAQGRYLLATAEQILEAARQAIERKMQRGTSFTSPAAVKEYLRAKLAGFEHEVFAVLFMDTQHRLIEYAEMFRGTIDGASVYPRELVKEALRLNAAAVIVSHNHPSGNPEPSGADRALTQRLKEALGLVDVRMLDHVIVAGTDTTSFAERGLI, from the coding sequence ATGTCGCAACTGTCCTTTTCCTCGTTCGATTCCTCGTTGATGGTGCGTGACGCGCAGGGCCGCTACCTGCTGGCGACGGCCGAGCAGATTCTGGAGGCCGCGCGCCAGGCCATCGAGCGCAAGATGCAACGCGGTACGTCGTTCACGTCGCCGGCAGCGGTAAAGGAGTACCTGCGCGCCAAGCTGGCCGGCTTCGAGCATGAGGTGTTCGCGGTGTTGTTCATGGACACGCAACATCGGCTGATCGAGTACGCCGAGATGTTCCGAGGCACCATCGACGGTGCATCGGTGTATCCGCGCGAGCTGGTCAAGGAGGCGCTGCGGCTCAATGCGGCGGCGGTCATCGTTTCGCACAACCACCCGAGCGGCAATCCCGAGCCGAGCGGGGCCGACAGGGCACTGACCCAGCGGCTCAAGGAGGCACTGGGGCTGGTGGACGTGCGCATGCTGGATCACGTCATCGTCGCGGGCACCGACACCACATCGTTTGCCGAACGTGGCCTGATCTAG
- a CDS encoding DUF2285 domain-containing protein — protein MTDRSAEHWYPTAAYLYVLHLDGPALAWEYLRRNPGYRRDWLHRRRWPDAAQAWGLRLLEDPALDARDAHPAWFPDHDAVVQLYPDDDPPPEAHAFEFWRVPGRKQLIHDGKRLVLVSHWPGCCLRLALGPGLEDGMAYLYATRACATPCARYRTLAAGLDALAVATVAAPAAAARSRPTPAALLELHTLQALDATLAGASLREMAEGLFGADAVAADWHTDSALRARVRRLVRRGEALMRGGYRRLAQLPPLRLQ, from the coding sequence ATGACTGATCGCAGCGCCGAACACTGGTATCCGACAGCGGCCTATCTCTACGTCCTGCACCTCGACGGCCCCGCGCTGGCCTGGGAATACCTGCGCCGAAATCCCGGCTACCGCCGCGACTGGCTGCACCGTCGCCGCTGGCCGGACGCGGCGCAGGCGTGGGGCCTGCGCCTGCTGGAAGACCCGGCGCTGGATGCGCGCGACGCGCATCCAGCCTGGTTCCCCGATCACGATGCCGTGGTGCAGCTCTACCCGGATGACGACCCGCCACCCGAAGCCCATGCCTTCGAGTTCTGGCGCGTTCCTGGCCGCAAGCAACTGATCCACGACGGCAAGCGCCTGGTACTGGTGTCGCACTGGCCCGGCTGCTGCCTGCGGCTCGCGCTCGGGCCGGGCCTGGAGGACGGCATGGCCTACCTCTACGCCACTCGGGCCTGCGCCACGCCGTGCGCGCGCTATCGCACGCTCGCGGCCGGGCTGGACGCCCTGGCCGTGGCCACGGTCGCCGCACCTGCGGCGGCGGCCCGTTCCCGGCCCACGCCGGCCGCGCTGCTGGAACTGCATACGCTCCAGGCGCTCGACGCGACCCTGGCGGGCGCGTCCTTGCGCGAAATGGCCGAAGGTCTGTTCGGTGCCGATGCCGTCGCCGCCGACTGGCACACCGACAGCGCCTTGCGCGCCCGCGTGCGCAGGCTGGTGCGCCGTGGCGAGGCGCTGATGCGCGGCGGCTATCGCCGCTTGGCACAGCTTCCGCCGCTGCGGTTGCAGTAG
- a CDS encoding ParB/RepB/Spo0J family partition protein translates to MNAVTKTEIHAIETAAPLEVADPTKNLILVPLSQLLPRRSKRNVRTTPRQSIPELAASIARVGLLQNLIVILSADDEQYEVVAGDRRLTALKLLAKKKRIAADYEVPCLLVADASARTVSLAENVQREAMHPADQFAAFAALVKEGRPIEDIAADFGVSPLVVQRRLKLANVSPRLMTDYRASSVTLEQLMALTITDDHAAQEAAFYGAPEWQRGASALRDRLTEREVTATHPLVRFVGLNAYTAAGGGIRRDLFAEGDAGTYLTDAALLETLVRGKLDAQAEDVRAEGWAWVESVPHMSHADRQAFQSAPRQRREPTAREARRIASLQTRLDKIDAELEEAYDAEDEDKTEALEPRREQVAGELQAVEDALQGYAPDVRAVAGAVVTLDREGEAVIHRGLLREAEAKALRTLAKLRQGFSAGDSANDEEGDDTDEAPKTASLSDRLAQRLSAHRTAALQIEVARHPHVALAALVHGMVQAVLQGRHYGNDLPLGVNLKVQDRLEGMAPDMPESPAAVALRTLQEVAGEALPEDGAELFAALLEKSQDELVRLLAVCVAATVDVVTPRASQHQPGAELAQAVGLDMAAWWKPTAEGYFKHVSKAVILEAVTEYAPAHVTRLAKLKKGDIASEAERLADGTGWMPAVFKAEGADDTTAQDEPQAVADDAPEALEADDEVQALAA, encoded by the coding sequence ATGAACGCCGTTACCAAGACCGAAATCCATGCCATCGAAACCGCCGCGCCGCTGGAAGTGGCCGACCCGACCAAGAACCTGATCTTAGTTCCGCTGTCGCAGTTGTTGCCGCGCCGTTCCAAGCGCAACGTCCGCACGACCCCGCGCCAGTCCATCCCCGAACTGGCCGCGAGCATCGCCCGCGTCGGCCTGCTGCAAAACCTCATCGTCATCCTGTCCGCCGATGACGAACAGTACGAAGTCGTTGCCGGCGACCGCCGCCTGACCGCGTTAAAGCTGCTGGCGAAGAAGAAGCGCATCGCCGCCGACTACGAAGTGCCGTGCCTGCTGGTGGCCGATGCGTCCGCCCGTACCGTGAGCCTCGCCGAGAACGTGCAGCGCGAGGCCATGCACCCCGCCGACCAGTTCGCGGCCTTCGCCGCGCTGGTCAAGGAAGGCCGCCCCATCGAGGACATTGCCGCCGACTTCGGCGTGTCCCCGCTGGTGGTGCAGCGCCGCTTGAAGCTGGCGAACGTGTCGCCGCGCCTGATGACGGATTACCGCGCCAGTAGCGTGACGCTGGAACAGTTGATGGCCTTGACCATCACCGACGACCACGCCGCGCAGGAAGCCGCGTTCTACGGTGCGCCGGAATGGCAGCGCGGCGCATCCGCGTTGCGCGACCGCCTGACCGAGCGCGAAGTCACCGCCACGCATCCGCTGGTGCGCTTCGTCGGGCTGAACGCCTACACGGCGGCAGGCGGTGGCATCCGCCGCGACCTGTTCGCCGAAGGCGATGCCGGAACCTACTTGACCGATGCTGCGCTGCTGGAAACGCTGGTGCGCGGGAAGCTGGACGCGCAGGCCGAGGACGTGCGCGCCGAGGGATGGGCATGGGTGGAATCCGTGCCGCACATGAGCCATGCCGACCGGCAGGCGTTCCAGAGTGCCCCGCGCCAGCGCCGCGAACCGACCGCCCGCGAAGCCCGCCGCATCGCTTCGCTGCAAACCCGTCTCGACAAGATCGACGCCGAACTGGAAGAAGCCTACGACGCCGAGGACGAGGACAAGACCGAGGCGCTGGAACCGCGCCGCGAACAGGTGGCCGGGGAACTGCAAGCCGTGGAGGATGCCTTGCAGGGCTACGCCCCGGACGTGCGCGCCGTGGCCGGTGCCGTCGTCACCCTCGACCGCGAAGGCGAGGCCGTGATTCATCGCGGCCTGCTGCGCGAAGCCGAGGCGAAGGCGTTGCGGACGTTGGCAAAGCTGCGGCAGGGTTTCAGCGCGGGCGACAGTGCGAACGACGAGGAAGGCGACGACACCGACGAAGCGCCCAAGACCGCGAGCCTGTCCGATCGGCTGGCGCAGCGGTTGAGCGCCCACCGCACGGCGGCGCTGCAAATCGAAGTGGCGCGGCACCCACACGTCGCGCTGGCCGCGCTGGTGCATGGCATGGTGCAGGCCGTCTTGCAGGGCCGCCACTACGGCAACGACCTGCCGCTGGGCGTGAACCTGAAAGTGCAAGACCGGCTGGAAGGCATGGCCCCGGACATGCCGGAATCGCCCGCCGCCGTGGCGCTGCGCACCTTGCAGGAAGTCGCGGGCGAAGCGTTGCCGGAGGACGGCGCCGAACTGTTCGCGGCGCTGCTGGAAAAGTCGCAGGACGAACTGGTGCGGCTGCTTGCGGTATGCGTGGCCGCAACGGTGGACGTGGTGACGCCCCGCGCTTCGCAGCACCAGCCCGGCGCGGAACTGGCGCAGGCCGTGGGGCTGGACATGGCCGCATGGTGGAAGCCGACCGCCGAAGGCTACTTCAAGCACGTTTCCAAAGCCGTGATTCTGGAAGCCGTGACCGAGTACGCCCCGGCGCACGTCACCCGGTTGGCGAAACTCAAGAAGGGCGACATTGCCAGCGAAGCCGAACGGCTGGCGGACGGCACCGGCTGGATGCCTGCGGTGTTCAAGGCCGAGGGCGCGGACGACACCACGGCGCAGGACGAGCCGCAGGCCGTGGCCGATGACGCGCCGGAAGCCCTCGAAGCCGACGACGAGGTGCAGGCGCTGGCCGCATGA